The sequence CGCCGATGAGTTGCTCGTGCGCTACCGCCGCATCTGAGACTTCAGGCTGCTGAACCGTTCGGCCAGGTCCCGCAGCGGCAGCCGGCCAAAGGTCTCCGGTGGCAGCCCCAGCATCCGTCCGGCGCAGCGCCTGACCACCACCTCCAGATCATCGCCAAAGCGTCCGGCAAGTAACTCGGTGATGACCCCGAGGCTGCGGCCGCTGGTTTGGGTCTCGGCCACGAGGCAGCGGCTGGTGGGGGCAGCCAGGGCTTGGCAGGCGGGCGTGAGCCGCTGGATCAGGCTGCTGTTGCCCATGGCGCTCCAACGCAGACAGGCCTCGCTGACCTTGGCTTCGACCTGCGGCCGCATCAGTTTGAGCACTGGGCTCAGTAATCCGGCTTGGCTTGGCGCCGTCAGCGCTCCGATGACGAGGGCTGTAGCCGTTAGCGTTCTGCCCGCTGCCTGCCCCCTGGTTTTGAGCTGATGGCCGAGCTCACTGTTCGCTGGCACCGTTCGATTGAAGAGATCCCCGAGGCGCATTGGCAGGCCCTGACGGAGGCGGCTGGGCTCCCCTTCTACTCCTGGCGTTGGCTGGCTGGCCTGGAGCGATCCGGAAGTGTTGCCCCTCGGCAGGGTTGGCAGCCCTGTCACCTGAGTCTCTGGCGTGATGATCGCCTGATAGCTGTCGCTCCGCTCTACCTGAAAGGGCACAGCTACGGCGAGTTCGTCTTCGACCAGTCCTTTGCGGAGCTGGCCGCCCAGCTTGGGCAGCGCTACTACCCCAAGCTGCTGGGCATGAGCCCCTTGAGTCCAGTCGTGGGCTACCGCTTCTTCACTGCAGGTGGCGAGGACGCCCAGCAGATCACCGCAGTGCTGATGCAGTGCATTGACCGCTTCTGCGCCGAACATCAGATCTTTAGCTGCAACTTCCTCTACGCCGATCCCCAGTGGCAGGCCCTTGCTGAGGCGTCGGGATGCGCCACCTGGCTGAACCAGCAGAGCCTCTGGAGCAACCAGAGCTATGGCTGCTTCGATGACTACCTCGCGAGCTTCAACGCCAACCAGAGGCGCAACATCAAGCGCGAGCGCAAGGCGGTGGAGCGCGCGGGGATCACGGTGACGCCCCTGGCGGGAGCTGACCTTCCCGGCGAGATGCTGGAGCGGATGCACCACTTCTATGCCCAGCATTGCGCCCGTTGGGGGCCCTGGGGGAGCAAGTACCTCACGGAAGCCTTCTTTGATGAGGCGGCGGCGGAGTTGCGGGAACACCTGGTGCTCTTCAGTGCCCATCGCGGCGATCCCCTCGATCCGGTGGCGATGTCGCTGTGCGTGCACGCAGGGGATCAACTCTGGGGCCGTTACTGGGGCAGCGACGAGGAGATCGACAACCTCCACTTCGAGGTCTGCTAC is a genomic window of Synechococcus sp. A10-1-5-1 containing:
- a CDS encoding GNAT family N-acetyltransferase; translation: MAELTVRWHRSIEEIPEAHWQALTEAAGLPFYSWRWLAGLERSGSVAPRQGWQPCHLSLWRDDRLIAVAPLYLKGHSYGEFVFDQSFAELAAQLGQRYYPKLLGMSPLSPVVGYRFFTAGGEDAQQITAVLMQCIDRFCAEHQIFSCNFLYADPQWQALAEASGCATWLNQQSLWSNQSYGCFDDYLASFNANQRRNIKRERKAVERAGITVTPLAGADLPGEMLERMHHFYAQHCARWGPWGSKYLTEAFFDEAAAELREHLVLFSAHRGDPLDPVAMSLCVHAGDQLWGRYWGSDEEIDNLHFEVCYYAPIEWAIDRGIQRFDPGAGGSHKRRRGFVARSHASLHRWYYEPFDAIARRWLPEANREQLSQIEAVNAELPFTGTTRSLSDSAA